The window GCCCAGGCAAACctggtttgcagcagctcttcttctgTGGCTTGATCCCAAGCAAGGgtcttttgcttcttgttgctCTACAGGGAAAGATGAGAGCTTCCCAGACTCTGCAAGGTGGGAGCAGCGCCTACTAAAGGTACAGCATTGCTGGAAGGCACGGTGCAGAGAAGCATCTGCCTGTCTCAAGGAGCCCCGTTCCCATATGGGACAGGAACAGCCCTCAAATGCTGCTGCGGAGCGGCTGCACGCCttggtgctgctgcctcttcctctttgcCCCCCAAGTCCATGGGGGTTCCTAGGAGGAGAGCGGCAGGCAGCTTTAAGGCAGGGAATGCTGcggggagctgggagagggactgTTCTTCCAGTCACCTCTCTCCAGAAGGTTGCGGCGACGTGGCAAtgtgggaagaggcaaagggCAAGGAAACATTGGCTTCTGTTCCCCAACAGTTCCTGAGGGCATCATTGGACACCATGGAGGATGAGGCCTGGACCAAGGGCCTGAGCTGCGAGCTGAGCcggtggctgagcagctctgccagcagctctggagaaaagGTGGGTTCCCCCCGGCTCTACGCAGCGGTGCAGCCGCAGGTGCTCAACTGGGGCAGGGGCTGCGGGTGGTGCTCTGCTCACACGGGCGGCTCACGCTGCTTCCCTGGCCCGTGCCCCCCAGAAGGCCTTTCCCTGCAAACTGCCTGGGGGTGGCTAAAGCtcggccctgcagctgctctcagcatctCCCAGGGAGCGTGGGTCCTTCCCACCCggccctctcccagcaggtcaggctgctgccacatctcagcttcttcctttcctccccatcccttctcttcccttcccatgcagtctttcctgtacaaggctctggggacagtgctgggagcttgtACGGAAGTCCTCCACATCCAAGAGAAGCTTCTGCAACACCTGGAGGAAGCAAACGCGGAGGAGCCATCTGAGGCCCAGGTGAGGTCTCCTCCCagccagcttctgccagcatccccGGTCTGTCCCTTGGGCAGAGCGcttctcctggccctgctccgAGCCTTTCgatctcctcactgctgcactgtttcCCTCAGGCGAGGACCAGCCCGGCCACTGTGGCTGGCCGCCCGCGCCAGTAGGTTCAGGCCTGCGCCAactgccccttgttcttttgtgcagggaatgatctctcttctcagccatgctgctgagagcaacTTCCACACAGCCCTGGACACGCTCACCATGTTTGCGTCAGGCTGTGCAAAGGCCAAAATGGGAGGAGTTCCAGACGCAAGAAGGTGAAGCATTACGCATTTCCATCgtggctttctgctgccttattTTCACTTGGGAGCCCAGGTGCATTGTGGGGCACCAGGGGCTGCTGAGCGAGTGTCTCAAGGCATTTCTCCccacacagatggagctggacagcagaagagctcaggcCACCCGCAGCGCTCTCATCCTCGCCCATGGCAGCTTGGCACTGCGTGCCtccaaggaacagctgctcGCCCGCCTGGAGGGAGACATCGTGGgcaacatcctgctgctctacagctgcagctgccgggtGAGAGCTCGTAGCGTGCCAGGCTGTctgagcacccagctgcagcccctccacgtGGGGGGACGCTGAGATgggccttctctttccaaaggtccCTCGGGGACTGGTTTGTGCTCAGAGGAAGATGCAAGCCCTTCCCTTAGCATTGCCCCCACGTGttccccttgcagcccttggCCCTTTCCGCAGTTCAAagaatgttcttctctcttgggcCTCAGGACCTGCAGAACACGCTTGCGCTGGTGCAGAGCATCActgacttcagctctgccttccaagcTGTGGGTGACTCGGCCTGCTTTAACCCCTCCTTGAAGggcaagctgctggagatcctgACGGTGAGTGCCTAGAGccagagctgtctgcagtggAGTTTTGGGCTGTGCCATGAGACTCGGTTCCCCGGAGCCGTACAGGTCTCCCTCAGCCACACGTCTCCCGCTGGTGGGGACCttgtgtgctggcaggcagcggCAGGGCAGCGGCTAGGTtcaccagctgtgcagctgctgcatcctgcactgCCTCCGTGAGAAATGTGGGAgtgatggggctggtgtgtggcCGTCGTGTCTGTCTTTGGGCTGGGTGGAAGAGCTCTCACGTGCCCACTTTGGCAGTGTTTCTCTGGTACTTGCAGGAGTTGCTGAAGAAGTATTACTTGGGCACCCCtgtctccccagtgcccctcaAGGTGGTTCTGGCCCTGGAGCAGTTGAGGTAAGTAAGGGTGGGAGCCTCTGGGGTTGCAAGGCAGGATGGTGGACCCCCTTCTGGGTAGCTCCCGAAGCCCTGGAGGGGGCAGGGGGGAGGGAGTCACTTCTACAGGAGAGAtggctgggctgctgtgcccagcgaAGCTGAggttctgggaaggagaaaggccctggtgctcctgtcccctggcagggaagagaagggagacctGGTGTCTCCTTCCCAtcagagcaggaggtggttCACTGATGCCGGGGAGATGCTGGCACTGAAGACAgcgctcagcagcacaggctggggatgttggctttgcagctgtCCATTAGAAGAAACTCTGATGTTGTCTGAACCAGCCTGGCGAGCACTGCTAAAggccctttctgctttctcttcctttattcctcCTGTCAGCAAGCTGAAGCCCTCTTTAGGAACCAAGGACATGTGTGACATGCTGAGTCTGTGCTGCAAGAATGTTGTGTTGCACCCTTCAGcaaagatgatgatgaagatcaggaagtcacagcaagcagctcagtacCTGCAGGTAACCTGCCGTGACTTTCACGGCCACCTCTCGGTTGGAGCCCTTCCTCAGCACACACAACCtatgctctggcagcagccgtgatgccacagctcagtgccctcttctgctttcagcttctgcaaacGTCACTGAAAGCTCTGGGCCGGCTCATGGTGGTCCTGCTCGAGACAGAGACCAGTGGCTTCTTCCAGAACATAGTCCATGTGAGTACACGTGGGGCAAGGGAGAAAGCATGGCGCCTGTCGATAGCGGAGACAGAGATCTGGGGACTGAGAGGATGATGAGAGGGGGAGAAATCTCCTGCTGACGTGCCAGCTCACTGTGAGCTCAGAAATGGGCAGAGAAATGGGCCCTGCAGGGGGAAAGGCAGGAGCCAGCCCCTGGCAGGCCACAGCCAAGGAAAAGCTCCTGGGTTAGGAGGCAGGAGTGTCTGCAGAGAGcgggggcagcagtgccggtgCTCAGCGAGGTGGGGGGCCGCGTGGAGCCACAGGGCAGGCCCTGAGGgaaagtgctgggaaatgagggatggggagagggctggcatgaagggaaagaaaagatgtccgCAGAGAGACAGATGCTCTGCCCCACGTCTTGCAGAGATCCATGACGTCAGACAACATGTGGGAGCGCAAGAGGGCCCTGCagatctgctcccagctgctggctgcttgtgaAGAGCGTGGAGTGAGTAAAGAGCCCCACCACAtgcccctgctccctccccagtgcTCCTCAGCAGGAAGGCGAGCTCTGCCCAGCCGTGCGTGCTGTGCCACCCACCGTGTGGGGAAGGCATAGGTGGGAGAAGCTAGGGAGACCTGGGGCTGCCTacagcttttttcctgcctctggcccctgcagagaggagatgccTGCAAGCACTTTGGCTCCTTGGTGGGATTGCTGGCGCCTCTGACGTGTGACCCCATGCCCACATCCCGCCAGCTGGCTGTCACCTGTCTGAGCTCTCTTCTCCGAATCCAAGGTGAGTAGAGTGGCGTGcgccagccctctgctctcctccgcAGCACTACCAGAACCCCACGGGCTGGGCCCAGTTTACGGGAGGAAGAGGCACTGTGCGcagctctcttcttctctccacCCTGTTCTCTGTCTCTCCCATGtggaaagcagttctgtttctggaagcatgacttcccttttctccctgtgctctttCCAGCCAAGGCGACCAACAGAGTCATCCAGACAGGAGACATCGGGAGCCTGTGTGTGGGGCTGAATGACTGCAGCACCATCCGTCAGCTCCAGACCTCTTCCAAAATCGCACGGGTAAGTGGACCGAAAAAGGGGTGGTAGGATCTCAGTGCGTAGGCTTTTGCacgtccctctgctccccccagcctCTCACACCATCTCCAGAATGAGCTGTCACCCTGAGATCACTTTTCTCAGCAAGCAGCCGGAGGCACTGAGCTATGTCTGGCCTTAAGGCACCCAGTGCAAGGAGCTGATTCTATgatgtgtgtgtgcgtgtgtgtgtgcgtgtgtgtgagactgtggctgctgggaggtagGCTTTGCATGTAAGCAAACACCACgggtggagaagctgagagaaggcTCAACCCCCTTACGTATTAATAGCGGGGTATGGACCGCAGGAGCATTGTGATTGCTGCCTGAATGACCGGCAAGCTGCTGAACTAAGAATGCCCTCAagactgctttctgttttgaagagctgccgcagagcagtgatgggatctctcctgcttctcatttctctgcagattgtGTACAGGAACTTCCCCCTGGAAGACACCGTCGACTTCATGATGGCCATCAAGGACACCTTCCGGAAGGCCAAAGGAATGCGTgtgcgtgctgctgggaggtggatGATCACCCTTCTGCAGATGTATGGAAAGGACATCTGTCGGGACGTAAGAGACTTTCTTCCACGTGTCTTGGACTTTTGCTGGCTGCTGCACTACGGCTTGTGCCATTTGCCTCAGGTGCTACAGAAGCACAAGCAGAGCGCACAGCCAGGGCTTGGTTAGAGTGGCTGGTGTGAAATTTAGGCTTAGGCCTTGGCAGCATGTcaagggagcaggcagtgcTCATGTGCTGAATGTCCACAGTTAAGCCCTGCAGAGTCAAGGATGCAGCCAgtcattctttctccccttcttctttcaGGTGCCACTGACCAACTACATCCTGCGCAGCTGCACGTCGTCGCCGCAGCACAGCACGTTCATGCCATTCCTGTCCCAGGCGGTGGTCATCCTCACCCGCTGTCAGGCAGACATCACGACTGACAGCTTCTTTCCGGCTGCTTTGAGCCCACAGACAGGTACTGGCACTCCTGCCACTGCAGTTATAGCTTGCCTCTGCTAGAGGGATCCCGGGaggaagcagcttttctttcttgctctcaAAGTCTGTTTGAGGCAAAAATTGCTCAGTCATGACTTGtgactttcctttttctagtgAGACATGGAGGAAAATAAGAGAGTTTTGTCTTCAATGGTGGagccaggagaagaaaaaacaagaggaaaaatgaaaaaggagaaaggagaaaagaaaaaaggaatgggaggaaaagagaggagagggaggaggagagggggagggaaaggggagcaACAatagtgggaaggaaaaagggaaagagaaagggatatttaaaaagtaaggagagggaaggggagggggggaagggagaagaggggaggagaagggatgggaggggaagggaggggggggaggggaggggatgggtggagaggagagcagaggagagggagaggagaggagaggagaggagaggagaggagaggagaggagaggagaggagaggagaggagaggagaggagaggagaggagaggagaggagaggagaggagaggagaggagaggagaggagaggagaggagaggagaggagaggagaggaggggagaggaggggagaggaggggagaggaggggagaggaggggagaggaggggagaggaggggagagcagagagcagagaagggaagagaagagcagagaagagcagagaagagcagagcagagcagagcagagaagagaagagaagagaagagaagagaagagaagagaagagaagagaagagaagagaagagaagagaagagaagagaagagaagagaagagaagagaagagaagagaagagaagagaagagaagagaagagaagagaaggggaagggaggggagagggaaaggggagcAAAATGATTGGGAAGGCAAAAGGGAATGAACAAAAGGGATATttaaaaggagaggagaggagaggagaggagaggagaggagaggagaggagaggagaggagaggagaggagaggagaggagaggagaggagaggagaggagaggagaggagaggagaggagaggagaggagaggagaggagaggagaggagaggagaggagaggagaggagaggagaggagaggagaggagaggaagagaaagaaagagagcagagcagagcagagcagagcagagcagagcagagcagagaagagaagagaagagaagagaagagaagagaagagaagagaagagaagagaagagaagagaagagaagagaagagaagagaagagaagagaagaggattAGCTAAAAAAAGTTGTattatttctcttgaaaaattaaatgccagAATACTGGCTAAGAAGTGAaaagagtattttatttatttatttatttattatttatgtctTCATGGTAATAGCTGCTGTCTGTTCTCCATAccagttacagaatcacagtatcacCAAATGTCTgggtttggaaggaaccttgcaagatcatctagtccaatccccctcGCTCCCCCCTGCCTTAGAAGGAACACCTTgattaggtcacacaggaacgTGTCCagcaggttttgaatgtctccagagaaggagaccccaccacctccctgggcagcccgttgcagtgttctgttaccctcaccatgaagaagtttcttctcatatttttgtggaaactcctatgttccagcttgcagccattaccccttgtcctatcactggttgtctctgagaagagcctggctccatcctcctgaTGCACACACCCtttgcatatttataaacattaatgaggccacctctcagtctcctctcctccaagctaaagagatccagctccctcagcctttcctggtaagggagatgctccagtcccttcatcatctttgtggctctgcgctggactctctcaagcagttccctgtccttcttgaacggaggggcccagaactggacataatACTGCAGATGCgatctcaccagggcagagtagagggggaggagaacctctTTTGACCTACTAACCCCACTCCTTCTAAAacaccccaggatgccactggccttcttgcagtgctggctTATGGTCActctgctgtccaccaggaccgCCAGGTCCCTTTTCCCCGCGCTGCTCTCCAACAGGTCAGTCCCCAACCTATACTGGTACCTGGTGTTGTTCTTGCCCAGATACAAGTCTCTACGCTTGCCCTTGTTGTATCTCATCTCAtttctccctgcccaactctccagcctatCTAGGTCTTGCtgggtggcagcacagccttctagcgtgtcagccacttctccccGTTTTGTctcatcagcaagcttgctaaCAGCGCACTCTACTCCCTCATCCAAGTCACTGGAGAATATAGCGAATAGTACTGGTCCCAGTACCGACAGGCCTCCACCTACACTCATCTgtcccactgaccacaactctctggcttctttccttcagctggttCGCAGTCCCCCTCACTACTCGATCGTCCACCCCACCTTCCTCAGTTTAGCTGCGAGGATGCTGGGGGAGACGGTGTCAAATGCTCTCCTAAAATCAAGATAGACCACTTCCACTTCTCTATGTTATGGAATACTTCTTTGATCAATTTGGGTCAACTGTCCTGTCTGTGTCTCCTGCTGACCTCCTGCCTATCCTCAGAGAGGGCTGACCGTTGTGGGGGAGTGGGAAAGCCTTAATGTAATGTGAGAAGAAAATCTTGTTTGCCAGTGGTCGGTGTTTAAAGAAGAGACAGAGGGGTTCTGCTAAAGTaactttatttcaaataaagagTGGACTCACAGATCTAAATTCCCCCGGAATCCCTCAAAAATTCTAGAAGATAGAACCCCTTTTATTCCCCAACTCCTGGGCGCATGAGGCCCCCTTTACCCACTGACCTTCCCAGTTCACCTACCCAATCATACATCCTATGCCTGACTATCTCCATGGCAGCCTTCatcaaacttctttttctaaatTCGAATTGGTTCTCTCAAAGAACTTAGCAACTTTGTTAAGCAAGACTATTTACAAGGTCCCCTTCAGAAGCTGAGTGGCATCTTGGTTGTGTAAAGACAACCCACTGGCCCTGTCAACTGTAAGTACTGTTCAGTCATAGACAAAATACTGCTGTGTTAGCAAAGTTGCCTTAGCCACTGTACAAACCACAGAACAATATGGGCTGCTATTAAGAAAGTGAATTCCAACCCGGCCAGACCCAGTATAATTATTAATGGGCTGCAGAGGTTGTATAATGCAGCCTTACCAAGGGATACCCTAAAAATACATTACTTTTTTGCTAATGAATCAACAGTCCATCCTGTCTGCCACCTACACAGTGCTGAGTTGTCCAAAATACAGGACCCTTCCATGGGCCATGGCTGCTGTTGGCCTTAGCTGTGCTTCTTCCACCTGCCTTGGGTGGGTTGTTGCAAGGGAGCACCAGGGTGTGAGACAGA of the Gallus gallus isolate bGalGal1 chromosome 1, bGalGal1.mat.broiler.GRCg7b, whole genome shotgun sequence genome contains:
- the LOC425311 gene encoding maestro heat-like repeat-containing protein family member 2B: MEDEAWTKGLSCELSRWLSSSASSSGEKARTSPATVAGRPRQLCKGQNGRSSRRKKMELDSRRAQATRSALILAHGSLALRASKEQLLARLEGDIVGNILLLYSCSCRDLQNTLALVQSITDFSSAFQAVGDSACFNPSLKGKLLEILTELLKKYYLGTPVSPVPLKVVLALEQLSKLKPSLGTKDMCDMLSLCCKNVVLHPSAKMMMKIRKSQQAAQYLQLLQTSLKALGRLMVVLLETETSGFFQNIVHRSMTSDNMWERKRALQICSQLLAACEERGRGDACKHFGSLVGLLAPLTCDPMPTSRQLAVTCLSSLLRIQAKATNRVIQTGDIGSLCVGLNDCSTIRQLQTSSKIARIVYRNFPLEDTVDFMMAIKDTFRKAKGMRVRAAGRWMITLLQMYGKDICRDVPLTNYILRSCTSSPQHSTFMPFLSQAVVILTRCQADITTDSFFPAALSPQTVRHGGK